In a genomic window of Vigna angularis cultivar LongXiaoDou No.4 chromosome 6, ASM1680809v1, whole genome shotgun sequence:
- the LOC108342182 gene encoding uncharacterized protein LOC108342182 isoform X1 encodes MMRRRDEICAPKIPTLVDLCVQKVIDNVRYLGNVGYVDQHLLERILPHCTVDQLMHVEKSTKGRDLSPITDKLWKKFFEKQFGTNSTNEVVKRMKEKKVSFKWIQLYEAKGKEMAQVENEALDRIKQLYKKEDARKQSRQVRPCTKVPPSSKRRFWGDNGPGYNVANVKSNIMKKAKIEFMKSQEVKNIAAMKKNSIQRSQSSSSVPKSRNISGIGSSSKDIKSTKRIF; translated from the exons ATGATGAGAAGAAGAGATGAAATATGTGCCCCTAAGATACCAACCCTGGTTGACCTTTGCGTTCAGAAAGTGATAGATAACGTAAGGTACCTTGGAAATGTTGGTTATGTTGATCAGCATCTGCTTGAGCGAATCTTGCCACACTGCACTGTTGACCAATTGATGCATGTGGAAAAGTCCACAAAG GGAAGAGATCTCAGCCCTATAACTGATAAGTTGTGGAAGAAGTTTTTTGAAAAGCAGTTTGGCACAAATTCCACTAATGAAGTGGTTAAGaggatgaaagaaaagaaagtttcATTTAAATGGATTCAGTTGTACGag GCAAAAGGAAAGGAAATGGCTCAGGTTGAGAATGAAGCACTTGATCGAATCAAGCAACTGTACAAAAAAGAAGATGCAA GAAAACAGAGCAGGCAAGTAAGGCCATGCACTAAAGTTCCACCTTCAAGTAAAAGAAGATTTTGGGGAG ATAATGGACCTGGATATAATGTGGCAAATGTGAAGAGCAACATAATGAAGAAGGCGAAGATAGAATTTATGAAGAG tcAAGAGGTAAAGAATATTGCAGCAATGAAGAAAAATTCTATCCAGAGGAGTCAAAG TTCATCAAGTGTCCCGAAAAGCAGAAACATTTCTGGAATTGGTTCATCTTCCAAGGATATTAAATCTACAAAAAGGATATTTTAA
- the LOC108342182 gene encoding uncharacterized protein LOC108342182 isoform X2 — MMRRRDEICAPKIPTLVDLCVQKVIDNVRYLGNVGYVDQHLLERILPHCTVDQLMHVEKSTKGRDLSPITDKLWKKFFEKQFGTNSTNEVVKRMKEKKVSFKWIQLYEAKGKEMAQVENEALDRIKQLYKKEDARKQSRQVRPCTKVPPSSKRRFWGDNGPGYNVANVKSNIMKKAKIEFMKSSSSVPKSRNISGIGSSSKDIKSTKRIF, encoded by the exons ATGATGAGAAGAAGAGATGAAATATGTGCCCCTAAGATACCAACCCTGGTTGACCTTTGCGTTCAGAAAGTGATAGATAACGTAAGGTACCTTGGAAATGTTGGTTATGTTGATCAGCATCTGCTTGAGCGAATCTTGCCACACTGCACTGTTGACCAATTGATGCATGTGGAAAAGTCCACAAAG GGAAGAGATCTCAGCCCTATAACTGATAAGTTGTGGAAGAAGTTTTTTGAAAAGCAGTTTGGCACAAATTCCACTAATGAAGTGGTTAAGaggatgaaagaaaagaaagtttcATTTAAATGGATTCAGTTGTACGag GCAAAAGGAAAGGAAATGGCTCAGGTTGAGAATGAAGCACTTGATCGAATCAAGCAACTGTACAAAAAAGAAGATGCAA GAAAACAGAGCAGGCAAGTAAGGCCATGCACTAAAGTTCCACCTTCAAGTAAAAGAAGATTTTGGGGAG ATAATGGACCTGGATATAATGTGGCAAATGTGAAGAGCAACATAATGAAGAAGGCGAAGATAGAATTTATGAAGAG TTCATCAAGTGTCCCGAAAAGCAGAAACATTTCTGGAATTGGTTCATCTTCCAAGGATATTAAATCTACAAAAAGGATATTTTAA